The following proteins come from a genomic window of Gallalistipes aquisgranensis:
- a CDS encoding lysophospholipid acyltransferase family protein, with protein MQLVEREDLMFGKRGAAARAGASLLMGLLGIGKINRLYADTLAAGDRCAEELLRQLGVTVSVCDHDRANIPAEGPVIFISNHPTGLLDGIMLIDLLSKIRPDVRFMGNFLLERIESLNRYFIPVDPFDSKDAGKNLRGLRESLAHLKRGGALVLFPAGEVATWQKGFSTVRDKPWSPSAVRFIRRANVPVVPVCIEGRNSRLFHLAGKIHPLLRTALLPHELVNKRGVTVDINIGSALTPRRLAELGETRAYGDYLRANVDYLRKKKPRRKIRILPRRKPVRPEADEIVSPAAMDALTAELRSIRADHLLFAYNNYETYFTPPEAIPLMMHEIGRMREVTFREVGEGSMKSIDTDRYDAYYHQLFVWDTAEKALVGAYRLGLGDRIVPRFGLDGFYTNSLFRMSPQMEPIMARTIELGRSFIAHDYQRRAASLMLLWKGILYVLLKHEQYRNLLGPVTISGEFERVSKTLIVRYLQKKHMNRKLAPFIRPVTGLEGIDFPLDDSLIDGVENIDLINKIVCDIERDEMAIPILIRKYLQLNSHVLAFNVDHDFCDALDALMLLDLKKVPENIIQMLSKEITDIDVIARFRRFDNR; from the coding sequence ATGCAGCTCGTAGAGCGTGAAGACCTGATGTTCGGAAAGAGGGGGGCCGCCGCCCGCGCGGGAGCATCCCTGCTGATGGGCCTGCTCGGCATCGGGAAGATCAACCGGCTCTATGCCGATACGCTCGCCGCCGGCGACCGCTGTGCCGAGGAGCTGCTCCGGCAGCTCGGAGTCACGGTTTCGGTGTGCGACCACGACCGGGCCAACATTCCCGCCGAGGGTCCCGTCATCTTCATCTCGAACCATCCGACCGGCCTGCTGGACGGAATCATGCTGATCGACCTCCTTTCAAAAATCAGACCCGACGTCCGCTTCATGGGCAACTTCCTGCTGGAGCGGATCGAATCGCTGAACCGGTATTTCATCCCGGTCGACCCGTTCGATTCGAAGGACGCGGGAAAGAACCTGCGGGGCCTCCGCGAATCGCTCGCCCACCTGAAGAGGGGCGGGGCGCTGGTTCTCTTCCCTGCGGGAGAGGTTGCCACCTGGCAGAAGGGCTTCTCGACGGTCAGGGACAAGCCGTGGAGCCCTTCGGCCGTCCGGTTCATCCGCCGGGCGAACGTGCCGGTCGTCCCCGTCTGCATCGAAGGCCGCAACAGCCGGCTGTTCCACTTGGCCGGCAAGATACACCCCCTGCTGCGGACCGCCCTGCTGCCGCACGAACTGGTCAACAAGCGGGGCGTCACGGTCGACATCAACATCGGGAGCGCCCTGACGCCCCGCCGGCTCGCCGAACTGGGAGAGACACGGGCATACGGCGATTACCTGCGGGCCAACGTCGACTACCTGCGGAAGAAAAAGCCGCGCAGGAAAATCCGCATCCTTCCCCGCCGCAAGCCGGTCCGTCCCGAAGCCGACGAGATCGTCTCGCCCGCAGCGATGGATGCGCTGACGGCCGAACTGCGCTCCATCCGCGCCGACCACCTGCTGTTCGCGTACAACAACTACGAAACCTACTTCACCCCGCCCGAGGCCATTCCTCTCATGATGCACGAGATCGGCCGCATGCGCGAGGTCACTTTCCGCGAAGTGGGCGAGGGTTCGATGAAAAGTATCGACACGGACCGTTACGATGCCTACTATCACCAGCTTTTCGTCTGGGACACCGCCGAAAAGGCGCTCGTGGGGGCGTACCGTCTGGGGCTGGGCGACCGGATCGTCCCGCGGTTCGGACTGGACGGTTTCTACACGAACTCCCTGTTCCGGATGTCGCCGCAGATGGAGCCGATCATGGCCCGGACCATCGAACTGGGCCGTTCCTTCATTGCGCACGACTACCAGCGCCGGGCGGCTTCCCTGATGCTCCTCTGGAAAGGCATTCTCTACGTGCTGCTCAAACACGAGCAATACCGGAACCTGTTGGGCCCGGTCACCATCTCGGGCGAATTCGAGCGGGTTTCCAAGACGCTGATCGTCCGCTATCTCCAGAAAAAACACATGAACCGCAAACTGGCTCCCTTCATCCGTCCGGTCACGGGGCTCGAAGGGATCGACTTTCCCCTGGACGACTCGCTGATCGACGGCGTGGAGAACATCGACCTGATCAACAAGATCGTCTGCGACATCGAACGGGACGAAATGGCTATTCCGATCCTGATCCGGAAATACCTCCAGCTCAACAGCCACGTGCTGGCCTTCAATGTGGACCACGACTTCTGCGACGCCCTCGACGCACTGATGCTGCTCGATCTGAAAAAGGTGCCCGAAAATATCATCCAGATGCTTTCGAAAGAGATCACCGACATCGACGTGATCGCCCGTTTCCGCCGGTTCGACAACCGGTGA
- a CDS encoding 5-formyltetrahydrofolate cyclo-ligase, giving the protein MKQDEKRALRRRIGELAGQYGEEWRREASRQIWERVERLPQFRRAHTVALYWSLKDEVETHGFVRKWCVSKRIVLPEVRGEEMVFREYDPADGVTPGAFGIGEARGAECPAAAIDLVVVPGVAFDRSGGRMGRGKGFYDRFLTGCRACKVGVCFGYQLVGAIPCEEHDVRMDAVVSVPDMPGQ; this is encoded by the coding sequence GTGAAACAGGATGAGAAACGGGCGCTCCGGCGCCGGATCGGGGAACTCGCCGGGCAGTACGGCGAAGAGTGGCGCCGGGAAGCCTCCCGGCAGATATGGGAGCGGGTGGAACGTCTGCCGCAGTTCCGGAGGGCACACACGGTGGCGCTCTACTGGTCGCTGAAGGACGAGGTGGAGACGCACGGTTTCGTCCGGAAATGGTGCGTCTCGAAGCGGATCGTGCTGCCCGAGGTGCGGGGAGAGGAGATGGTGTTCCGGGAATACGATCCGGCGGATGGGGTGACTCCGGGAGCTTTCGGTATCGGGGAGGCCCGCGGGGCGGAGTGTCCGGCGGCGGCGATCGACCTGGTCGTCGTGCCCGGGGTGGCGTTCGACCGCAGCGGGGGGCGTATGGGACGGGGAAAAGGATTTTACGACCGGTTCCTCACCGGGTGCCGCGCCTGTAAGGTGGGCGTCTGTTTCGGCTACCAGCTGGTCGGGGCGATCCCCTGCGAGGAGCACGACGTACGGATGGATGCGGTGGTGAGCGTTCCCGACATGCCCGGACAATAG
- a CDS encoding DUF3467 domain-containing protein, whose protein sequence is MDKREIDIELNETVAEGHYSNLAIISHSTSEFVLDFAALMPGVPKARVKSRIILAPEHAKRLLLSLQENITRYESSVGRINIPQAPSSEEGQVAMSFKVGEA, encoded by the coding sequence ATGGACAAACGTGAGATAGATATCGAACTGAACGAAACGGTCGCCGAAGGCCATTACTCCAATCTGGCGATCATCTCCCACTCCACTTCCGAATTCGTGCTCGATTTCGCGGCGCTGATGCCGGGCGTACCCAAGGCCCGGGTGAAGAGCCGGATCATCCTGGCGCCCGAACATGCCAAACGGCTGCTGCTCTCCCTGCAGGAGAACATCACGCGCTACGAGAGTTCGGTGGGACGGATCAATATCCCGCAGGCTCCCTCTTCCGAAGAGGGGCAGGTGGCCATGAGTTTCAAAGTGGGCGAAGCATAA
- a CDS encoding right-handed parallel beta-helix repeat-containing protein — translation MKNKFFSVAALTAGYLLFSLSVGCADERALNDGAEPQPSEGQVIFAAPDGKSTGSGTIDSPLDIFTAVARIEPGGTIYMRGGKYMLHKDVILKKAGSESKPLNLWAYKDEKPEFDCSEQTHNNVGLHLTTGQWWHIKGLSVCNAYKAGVKIRDASHNTFERCTSHHNGGTGFYIGYPHVEENNPDGEKAAYNTFINCDAHHNFDWWTKDRPGTNTDGFACQSNTGKGNRFIGCRAWANSDDAWDFFECGFGIELIDCWAWSTGMMEDHKEMYRQHTGKELTEELFDGNGNGFKMGGGCLFIAGRECRFESRGTHVLRGCVAFNNASNGIDQNHHAYGAVIENCMAFYNKRNYNFNHPNKNKTEFVLRNCLSWGAPVKDRFENADMVYDNNLWQLPGLTDDPAAEFVSLTPESAEAPRKSDGGLPDEFARLKKGSVLIDKGVPTQKINLGSDVIHLDPIPYKGKRPDLAPIELK, via the coding sequence ATGAAAAACAAATTCTTTTCCGTAGCGGCCCTGACAGCGGGCTATCTGCTGTTCTCGCTCTCGGTGGGATGCGCCGACGAAAGGGCCCTGAACGACGGGGCGGAACCCCAACCCTCGGAGGGACAGGTGATCTTCGCGGCTCCCGACGGCAAATCCACGGGCAGCGGCACGATCGACTCGCCGCTGGACATCTTCACCGCTGTGGCCCGTATCGAACCGGGCGGCACGATCTACATGCGCGGGGGCAAATACATGCTCCACAAGGACGTGATCCTCAAAAAGGCGGGTTCGGAATCCAAACCGCTGAATCTCTGGGCCTACAAGGACGAAAAGCCCGAATTCGACTGCAGCGAGCAAACCCACAACAACGTCGGGCTGCATCTGACCACGGGACAGTGGTGGCACATCAAGGGGCTTTCGGTCTGCAACGCCTACAAGGCCGGCGTGAAGATCCGCGACGCCTCGCACAACACGTTCGAGCGCTGCACCTCGCACCATAACGGGGGAACGGGCTTCTACATCGGCTATCCCCACGTCGAGGAGAACAATCCGGACGGGGAAAAGGCCGCCTACAACACCTTCATCAACTGCGACGCCCACCACAATTTCGACTGGTGGACGAAAGACCGGCCCGGCACCAACACCGACGGGTTCGCCTGCCAGTCGAACACGGGCAAGGGCAACCGCTTCATCGGCTGCCGGGCCTGGGCCAACTCGGACGATGCATGGGATTTCTTCGAATGCGGTTTCGGCATCGAGCTGATCGACTGCTGGGCCTGGAGTACGGGCATGATGGAGGACCACAAGGAGATGTACCGCCAGCACACCGGCAAGGAGCTGACCGAAGAGCTGTTCGACGGCAACGGCAACGGATTCAAGATGGGCGGCGGCTGCCTCTTCATCGCCGGGCGCGAATGCCGGTTCGAATCGCGCGGCACCCACGTCCTGCGCGGATGCGTGGCTTTCAACAATGCCTCCAACGGCATCGACCAGAACCACCACGCCTACGGCGCGGTCATCGAGAACTGCATGGCCTTCTACAACAAGCGCAACTACAACTTCAACCACCCCAACAAGAACAAGACCGAATTCGTGCTGAGGAACTGCCTCTCGTGGGGCGCCCCTGTCAAGGACCGTTTCGAGAATGCGGACATGGTGTACGACAACAATCTGTGGCAGCTGCCCGGTCTGACGGACGATCCCGCCGCCGAATTCGTGTCGCTCACACCCGAGAGCGCCGAAGCTCCCCGCAAATCTGACGGCGGACTGCCGGACGAATTCGCCCGGCTCAAAAAGGGCAGTGTCCTGATCGACAAGGGTGTTCCGACCCAGAAGATCAATCTCGGATCCGACGTCATCCACCTCGACCCGATCCCCTACAAAGGGAAAAGACCCGACCTGGCACCCATCGAACTGAAATAA
- a CDS encoding DUF5123 domain-containing protein, producing MKTIYKTLLPALFLIVGALFLQSCEDDVDPRKNARLFMPDSFIVKARYNGLTASWRRSPGVHHYEVDLALNAEFDPIERTNLVHPDSLNTKFANLEEKTQYYLRLRAVSDKAELNSKYVYTQGQTDRMYSIFSEPTYQELGYTYVTLRWTAEMAGDEEGVMVPVDADELVLTSSGAEDRSVEITPEILAAGSLKVEGLSEGVSYRATMKKDGGPISYIAFKTPSVPDNGILVDKDDDLKSTIESAPDGAVILLTGGQKYDYSAQEIELTKAVTITGAPGAPSPVLYLKQFVVGGNTPGTYNMDHITISHIEISGVTLSGETEDPSVKPAGQAVFFIPIPNNDVVYHITIGKLTMDDCVLRNYAASVIQVPGYTISNSSVHIGEISVNDALVYDMRSDNNGKIGEVQSFIHLNRNGSESIDIHCGKYSIKNSTFHHLYTGLIEQRLGKGAIVPEVEIANCTFDQFAMPYKHEFVPENTSSRSFLNFNKLNAKVSISNCIFGQMKVDDKLLLKKKAFDGATGVFLNTYRVTDTNGYFTDIKDASSIGHKAAEVFPGRDESDYTIAPGMGLAGVGDPRWEK from the coding sequence ATGAAAACCATCTATAAAACACTTTTGCCCGCCCTTTTCCTGATCGTAGGGGCATTGTTCCTGCAGAGTTGCGAAGATGACGTCGATCCGCGCAAAAACGCACGCCTGTTCATGCCGGACAGCTTCATCGTCAAGGCCCGCTACAACGGGCTGACGGCGAGCTGGCGGCGCAGTCCCGGAGTCCATCACTACGAAGTGGACCTGGCCCTGAACGCCGAATTCGACCCCATCGAGCGGACGAACCTCGTACACCCCGATTCGCTCAACACGAAATTCGCCAACCTCGAGGAGAAGACCCAATACTATCTGCGGCTGCGGGCCGTCTCCGACAAGGCGGAACTGAACTCCAAATATGTCTACACCCAGGGCCAAACGGACCGGATGTACTCCATCTTCTCGGAGCCCACCTATCAGGAGCTGGGCTACACGTACGTCACCCTGCGGTGGACGGCCGAAATGGCCGGCGATGAAGAGGGCGTAATGGTGCCCGTGGACGCCGACGAACTGGTGCTGACGTCGAGCGGAGCCGAAGACCGTTCGGTGGAGATCACGCCCGAAATCCTCGCGGCGGGATCGCTGAAGGTCGAAGGGCTGAGCGAAGGGGTCTCCTACCGCGCCACGATGAAAAAGGACGGCGGTCCGATCAGCTACATCGCCTTCAAAACGCCTTCGGTGCCCGACAACGGCATTCTGGTGGACAAGGACGACGACCTGAAGAGCACGATCGAAAGCGCGCCCGACGGAGCTGTCATCCTGCTGACGGGCGGACAGAAATACGACTACTCCGCACAGGAGATCGAACTGACCAAGGCCGTCACGATCACCGGAGCCCCGGGAGCACCTTCGCCCGTGCTCTACCTCAAACAGTTCGTCGTGGGCGGCAACACTCCGGGCACGTACAACATGGACCATATCACCATCAGCCACATCGAAATCTCCGGCGTGACGCTCAGCGGAGAGACGGAAGACCCCTCGGTGAAACCGGCCGGACAAGCCGTCTTCTTCATTCCCATTCCCAATAATGACGTGGTATACCACATCACGATCGGCAAACTGACGATGGACGACTGCGTGCTGCGCAACTACGCTGCCTCCGTCATCCAAGTGCCGGGGTATACAATCAGCAACAGCTCCGTCCATATCGGGGAGATCAGCGTGAACGACGCCCTCGTCTACGACATGCGGAGCGACAACAACGGAAAGATCGGAGAAGTACAGTCGTTCATCCACCTGAACCGTAACGGAAGCGAAAGCATCGACATCCACTGCGGGAAATACTCCATCAAAAACTCGACTTTCCACCACCTCTACACGGGCCTGATCGAACAGCGCCTGGGCAAGGGAGCGATCGTCCCCGAGGTAGAGATCGCCAACTGTACGTTCGACCAGTTCGCCATGCCGTACAAGCACGAGTTCGTACCGGAAAACACCTCTTCGCGCAGTTTCTTGAACTTCAATAAACTCAATGCGAAGGTGTCCATTTCGAACTGCATCTTCGGACAGATGAAGGTGGACGACAAACTGTTGCTGAAAAAGAAGGCTTTCGACGGCGCCACGGGCGTCTTCCTGAACACATACCGGGTAACCGACACCAACGGTTACTTCACCGACATTAAGGATGCGTCCAGCATCGGCCACAAGGCTGCGGAAGTGTTCCCCGGACGCGACGAGTCCGACTACACGATCGCACCCGGGATGGGATTGGCCGGAGTGGGCGACCCCCGGTGGGAGAAATAG
- a CDS encoding right-handed parallel beta-helix repeat-containing protein encodes MTDRNPGKSMLTAILWLCAALTGCGESRKLPEGVYVSPEAGPAGAGTHGSPVSLVVAVENAVPGTVIRLEPGVYRLRETLMLDAKGTEAQPIRLEVFGKGRAVLDGSGIDGEEKGPCIRLTGSFWQLKEIELTGAAGGGAFITGSHNRFERCSAHHTGSTGFSVGLEHGSENDSGEKAAHNLFVNCDAYMNYDWWSTYRGEYSPGTHADGFGCKLRSGRGNKFRGCRAWSNSDDNWDLFESGGGVEIVDCWSWNAGVWSDFAEMHREKTGETLTEELFAGNGNGFKLGGNHVWTGEPEACANRSAGLNVLHGCISFGNRVKGIDQNNHQDGTVVEHCLAFDNGQNIRYWKEPDAGRTNVLRNNIIFGKGGDRPVMDIGYVSENNSWDLGLTFSREDFVSLSAADAAAPRRKDGSLPERFGRLRRGCRAVDAGAPGKAVLSPRDAIDLPARSFAGKAPDLGAFEFNEKH; translated from the coding sequence ATGACCGACCGGAATCCAGGCAAAAGCATGCTGACGGCCATCCTCTGGCTGTGTGCGGCGCTGACAGGATGCGGCGAGAGCCGGAAACTTCCGGAGGGCGTCTATGTCTCTCCGGAAGCCGGCCCCGCCGGAGCCGGCACCCACGGCAGTCCCGTGTCGCTGGTGGTGGCCGTGGAGAACGCCGTGCCCGGCACCGTCATCCGCCTCGAACCGGGGGTGTACAGGCTGCGCGAAACGCTGATGCTGGACGCCAAAGGCACGGAAGCGCAGCCGATCCGCCTGGAGGTATTCGGCAAGGGCCGGGCCGTACTGGACGGCAGCGGGATCGACGGAGAGGAGAAGGGCCCCTGCATCCGGCTGACGGGAAGTTTCTGGCAACTGAAGGAGATCGAGCTGACGGGAGCCGCCGGGGGCGGGGCATTCATCACGGGATCGCACAACCGTTTCGAACGTTGCAGTGCACACCATACCGGCAGCACGGGTTTCAGCGTGGGACTGGAGCACGGTTCGGAGAACGATTCGGGCGAAAAAGCCGCCCATAACCTCTTCGTCAACTGCGATGCCTACATGAACTACGACTGGTGGTCGACATACCGGGGAGAGTACAGTCCCGGGACGCATGCCGACGGCTTCGGCTGCAAACTGCGGTCGGGCAGGGGCAACAAGTTCCGCGGCTGCCGGGCCTGGAGCAATTCGGACGACAACTGGGACCTGTTCGAAAGCGGAGGAGGCGTGGAGATCGTAGACTGCTGGAGCTGGAACGCGGGCGTGTGGAGCGATTTCGCCGAAATGCACCGGGAAAAGACCGGGGAGACGCTGACCGAGGAGCTGTTCGCCGGCAACGGCAACGGATTCAAGCTGGGAGGCAACCATGTCTGGACGGGAGAGCCCGAAGCGTGCGCCAACCGGTCGGCGGGGCTGAACGTGCTGCACGGCTGCATCTCCTTCGGCAACAGGGTGAAAGGGATCGACCAGAACAACCACCAGGACGGAACGGTCGTGGAACACTGCCTCGCTTTCGACAACGGCCAGAACATCCGTTACTGGAAAGAACCCGACGCGGGCAGGACCAACGTGCTGCGTAACAACATCATTTTCGGAAAAGGCGGCGACCGACCGGTCATGGATATCGGATATGTCTCGGAAAACAACTCCTGGGACCTGGGGCTGACCTTCTCCCGGGAGGATTTCGTCTCCCTCAGCGCAGCCGATGCGGCGGCCCCCCGGCGGAAGGACGGGTCGCTGCCGGAGCGGTTCGGCCGCCTCAGGAGGGGATGCCGCGCCGTCGATGCGGGAGCGCCCGGGAAAGCGGTCCTGTCGCCCCGGGACGCCATCGACCTGCCGGCCCGTTCTTTCGCGGGGAAGGCTCCGGACCTGGGTGCTTTCGAATTCAACGAAAAACATTAA
- the uvrC gene encoding excinuclease ABC subunit UvrC — translation MSAETREKLKEQVALLPLSPGVYQFLNRDGVVIYVGKAKSLRKRVSSYFLDSRDHTPKVRVLVRQIAEIRHIVVATEADALLLENNMIKSLQPRYNILLKDDKTYPWIVIRNEPFPRVESTRRMVRDGSRYFGPYASVVMQKSVLEMIRGVCQLRTCSLNLSPEAIARGKYGVCLEYHIGNCKGPCVGRQSEEEYRHDIDLVVSMLGGDMRTTRSFLERQMHAEAEKMNFELAARYKMRLQLLENYQSKSVIVSSTLSDLDVFSLLADDGVAYCNFVRIKAGAVVNTFTAEFSLGAEEDEVSIFTHAIRQMSERISGEPAREVVVPFLPETTLFPGVEFVVPKRGDKLKLLEFSQRSCRIYRLEKLKNIEIKDPARHSRRIVEALQRELRLPEPPRHIECFDNSNLQGTHPVASCVVFRDGKPSRKEYRHFNIKTVVGPDDFASMREIIGRRYRRLLDEGAELPQLIIVDGGKGQLSSAYGVLKELGLEHRIPIIGLAKRIEEVFYPNDPEPYYLDRTGEPLKVIMHLRDEAHRFGITFHRHKRSLAFIRSELESIPGLGAVSVTRLLRRFKTVSAIRKATEEQLAEVVGLARAKAVRAFYDGADSAPERK, via the coding sequence ATGTCTGCCGAAACGCGCGAGAAGCTCAAAGAACAGGTGGCCCTGCTGCCCCTTTCGCCGGGGGTGTACCAGTTTCTGAACCGGGACGGGGTGGTGATCTACGTGGGGAAGGCCAAGAGCCTGCGCAAGCGGGTCTCCTCCTATTTCCTCGACAGCCGCGACCATACTCCGAAGGTGCGGGTACTGGTGCGGCAGATCGCAGAGATCCGCCACATCGTGGTGGCGACCGAAGCCGATGCCCTGCTACTGGAGAACAACATGATAAAGAGTCTTCAGCCCCGTTACAACATCCTGCTGAAGGACGACAAGACCTACCCGTGGATCGTGATCCGCAACGAACCCTTTCCCCGGGTGGAGTCCACCCGCCGCATGGTGCGCGACGGGTCGCGTTATTTCGGGCCCTACGCCTCGGTCGTGATGCAGAAGAGCGTGCTGGAGATGATCCGGGGTGTCTGCCAGCTGCGCACCTGTTCGCTCAACCTCTCGCCGGAGGCGATCGCACGGGGGAAATACGGCGTCTGCCTGGAGTATCATATCGGAAACTGCAAGGGGCCCTGCGTGGGCCGGCAGAGCGAGGAGGAGTACCGGCACGACATCGACCTGGTGGTTTCGATGCTGGGAGGGGACATGCGGACCACGCGCAGTTTCCTCGAACGGCAGATGCACGCCGAGGCGGAGAAGATGAATTTCGAACTGGCGGCCCGTTACAAGATGCGTCTCCAGCTGCTGGAAAACTACCAGAGCAAGTCGGTGATCGTGAGCAGTACGCTCTCCGACCTGGACGTCTTTTCGCTGCTGGCGGACGACGGGGTGGCCTATTGCAATTTCGTGCGGATCAAGGCCGGGGCCGTGGTCAATACCTTCACGGCGGAGTTCTCTCTCGGGGCCGAGGAGGACGAGGTGTCGATCTTCACCCACGCCATCCGTCAGATGAGTGAACGCATCTCCGGGGAGCCCGCCCGTGAGGTGGTGGTGCCGTTTCTGCCGGAGACGACGCTTTTCCCCGGCGTGGAGTTCGTCGTTCCCAAACGGGGCGACAAGCTGAAACTGCTCGAATTCTCGCAGCGCAGCTGCAGGATATACCGGCTGGAGAAGCTCAAGAATATCGAGATCAAGGACCCGGCCCGCCACAGCCGCCGGATCGTGGAGGCCCTGCAACGGGAGCTGAGGCTTCCGGAGCCGCCCCGTCATATCGAGTGTTTCGACAACTCCAACCTGCAGGGCACCCATCCCGTAGCTTCGTGCGTGGTGTTCCGCGATGGAAAGCCTTCGCGCAAGGAGTACCGTCATTTCAATATCAAGACGGTGGTGGGTCCGGACGATTTCGCCTCCATGCGGGAGATCATCGGCCGGCGGTACCGGCGTCTGCTGGACGAGGGAGCCGAACTGCCGCAGCTTATTATCGTGGACGGCGGCAAGGGCCAGCTCAGTTCCGCCTACGGGGTGCTGAAGGAGCTGGGGCTGGAGCACCGCATTCCCATTATCGGCCTGGCCAAGCGGATCGAGGAGGTCTTCTACCCCAACGATCCGGAGCCCTATTACCTCGACCGGACGGGCGAACCGCTGAAGGTCATCATGCACCTGCGGGACGAAGCGCACCGTTTCGGCATCACGTTCCACCGCCACAAGCGGTCGCTGGCCTTCATCAGGAGCGAACTGGAGTCGATTCCGGGTCTGGGTGCCGTTTCGGTGACCAGGCTGCTGCGCCGTTTCAAGACCGTGAGCGCTATCCGGAAAGCCACGGAGGAGCAGCTGGCCGAAGTGGTCGGGCTTGCGAGGGCGAAGGCCGTGAGGGCCTTTTACGACGGGGCGGACTCCGCTCCGGAGCGGAAATAG